One Pseudomonas muyukensis DNA segment encodes these proteins:
- a CDS encoding NrtR DNA-binding winged helix domain-containing protein translates to MSSAEVLASVDIVALRLSPQTQRLQVLLHLREREPHAGQWALPGVIVNGRTPDNSLDAAAARALAEKARVVPRHLEQVGTEGNAFRDPRGWSLSTYYLALLDPDGEVDETQLAFVDLDELLTRKRLLPFDHRLLVERACERLAAKTVYSNLPLYLVPARFTVLDALAAVQACLGQAVNGTSLRKRLERMKAAGWVEDTGQKHQPRLGRPQQLYRHTPQGAGAFMFDRSLLAGG, encoded by the coding sequence GTGAGCAGTGCAGAAGTCCTGGCCAGCGTGGATATCGTCGCGTTGCGCCTGTCCCCGCAAACCCAGCGCCTGCAGGTGTTGCTGCACCTGCGCGAGCGCGAACCGCATGCCGGGCAGTGGGCCTTGCCGGGGGTGATCGTCAATGGCCGTACCCCGGACAACAGCCTGGATGCCGCCGCCGCGCGGGCCTTGGCGGAAAAGGCGCGGGTGGTGCCGCGGCATCTGGAGCAGGTCGGCACCGAGGGCAATGCCTTTCGCGACCCGCGGGGCTGGTCGTTGAGCACCTACTACCTGGCGCTGCTTGACCCTGATGGGGAGGTTGACGAGACGCAGTTGGCCTTTGTCGACCTGGACGAGCTGTTGACACGCAAGCGGCTGTTGCCGTTTGACCATCGCCTGCTGGTCGAGCGCGCTTGTGAGCGGTTGGCGGCCAAGACCGTGTACAGCAACCTGCCGCTGTACCTGGTGCCGGCGCGCTTTACCGTGCTGGATGCCCTGGCCGCGGTGCAGGCGTGCCTGGGGCAGGCGGTCAACGGCACCTCACTGCGCAAGCGCCTGGAGCGCATGAAAGCGGCGGGCTGGGTGGAGGACACCGGGCAGAAGCATCAGCCCCGGCTGGGGCGGCCCCAGCAGTTGTACCGCCACACGCCGCAGGGCGCGGGGGCGTTCATGTTCGACCGTAGTTTGTTGGCGGGCGGCTAG
- a CDS encoding nicotinamidase, translated as MKIASFDVDAQNGFTANAPHELPVPGGEQIAPALNAMARRASLRLGSKDAHPANAAWVVADARQMLQPLALANADLTWVSHCVPGTPGFELLPGLPAPIDYDYFVWKGVEPDLHPYGACYHDLGERRSTGVIEYLKVQQAQAIIVGGLALDYCVRTTALQLRRAGFEVLLYLPACRALSAAGAEQACAQMAAAGIHLCADEQALDRQLAQLEEQRP; from the coding sequence ATGAAGATCGCCAGCTTCGACGTCGACGCCCAAAACGGCTTCACCGCCAACGCGCCCCACGAACTGCCGGTGCCCGGCGGCGAGCAGATCGCCCCGGCCCTCAACGCCATGGCCCGGCGCGCCTCGCTGCGCCTGGGTAGCAAGGACGCCCACCCGGCCAACGCCGCCTGGGTAGTGGCCGACGCCAGGCAAATGCTGCAACCGCTGGCCCTGGCCAACGCCGACCTGACCTGGGTCAGCCACTGCGTCCCCGGCACCCCGGGCTTCGAGCTGCTGCCCGGCCTGCCCGCCCCCATCGACTACGACTACTTCGTGTGGAAAGGCGTCGAACCCGACCTGCACCCCTACGGCGCCTGCTACCACGACCTGGGCGAACGCCGCTCCACCGGCGTCATCGAATACCTCAAGGTGCAACAGGCACAGGCGATCATCGTCGGCGGCCTGGCCCTGGACTACTGCGTGCGCACCACGGCCCTGCAACTGCGCCGCGCCGGGTTCGAGGTGCTGTTGTACCTGCCGGCCTGCCGCGCACTGAGCGCCGCGGGCGCCGAGCAGGCCTGCGCACAGATGGCCGCCGCCGGCATCCACCTGTGCGCCGATGAACAGGCCCTGGACCGCCAACTGGCGCAACTCGAGGAGCAACGCCCATGA
- the pncB gene encoding nicotinate phosphoribosyltransferase, with translation MSDSVFGPRIIQNLLDTDFYKITMMQAVLHNYPNAEVEWELRCRNNEDLAPYLAEIRYQVEQLADVSVTHDQLAYLEKIPFIKPDFIRFLSLFRFNLRYVQVGLDDAGQLAIRIRGPWLHVILFEIPLLAIISEVRNRYRYREVVIEQVGERLYQKLDWLRAQASDDELAGLQLADFGTRRRFSYRVQEEVVHILKRDFPGRFVGTSNLHLAREYQVKPIGTMAHEWFMAHQQLGPRLLDSQAAALECWVREYRGQLGIALTDCIGMEAFMKDFDLYFAKLFDGLRHDSGEPLAWAEKAIAHYQRLGIDPKGKTLIFSDGLNFQKMLELYRALHGRIQVSFGIGTHLTCDIPGVTPMNIVIKMTACNGAPVAKISDSPGKTQCRDENFVAYLRHVFQVA, from the coding sequence ATGAGCGACAGCGTTTTCGGCCCACGGATCATCCAGAACCTGCTGGACACCGACTTCTACAAGATCACCATGATGCAGGCGGTGCTGCACAACTACCCCAATGCCGAGGTGGAATGGGAGTTGCGCTGCCGCAACAACGAGGACCTGGCGCCCTACCTGGCCGAAATCCGCTACCAGGTCGAACAGTTGGCCGATGTCTCGGTGACCCACGACCAGCTGGCCTACCTGGAGAAGATCCCGTTCATCAAGCCGGACTTCATCCGCTTCCTCAGCCTGTTCCGCTTCAACCTGCGCTACGTGCAGGTGGGGCTGGACGATGCCGGGCAACTGGCGATCCGCATCCGCGGCCCATGGCTGCATGTGATCCTGTTCGAGATCCCACTGCTGGCGATCATCAGCGAGGTGCGCAACCGCTACCGTTATCGCGAGGTGGTGATCGAACAGGTCGGCGAGCGCCTGTACCAGAAGCTCGACTGGCTCAGGGCGCAGGCCAGCGACGACGAACTGGCCGGCCTGCAACTGGCCGACTTCGGTACCCGCCGGCGCTTCTCGTACCGGGTGCAGGAAGAAGTGGTGCACATCCTCAAGCGCGACTTCCCCGGCCGTTTCGTCGGCACCAGCAACCTGCACCTGGCCCGCGAGTACCAGGTCAAGCCGATCGGCACCATGGCCCACGAATGGTTCATGGCCCACCAGCAACTCGGCCCACGGCTGCTCGACAGCCAGGCCGCCGCGCTGGAGTGCTGGGTGCGTGAGTACCGTGGCCAGCTGGGCATCGCCCTGACCGACTGCATCGGCATGGAGGCCTTCATGAAGGACTTCGACCTGTACTTCGCCAAGCTCTTCGATGGCCTGCGCCACGACTCGGGCGAGCCGCTGGCCTGGGCCGAGAAGGCCATCGCCCACTACCAGCGGCTGGGGATCGACCCGAAGGGCAAGACGCTGATCTTCTCCGATGGGCTGAATTTCCAGAAGATGCTCGAGCTGTACCGAGCGCTGCACGGCAGGATCCAGGTCAGCTTCGGCATCGGCACCCACCTCACCTGCGACATCCCCGGCGTCACGCCGATGAACATCGTGATCAAGATGACCGCCTGCAACGGCGCGCCAGTGGCGAAGATCTCCGACAGCCCAGGCAAGACCCAGTGCCGGGACGAGAATTTCGTGGCCTACCTGCGCCACGTGTTCCAGGTCGCCTGA
- the ppnN gene encoding nucleotide 5'-monophosphate nucleosidase PpnN: MPQRNVINASVSPKGSLETLSQREVQQLSEVGTGSLYTLFRQCALAILNTGAHVDNAKTILEAYQDFEVRIHQQDRGVRLELLNAPADAFVDGEMIASTREMLFSALRDIVYTESELASQRIDLESSQGITDYVFHLLRNARTLRPGVEPKMVVCWGGHSISSEEYQYTKKVGHELGLRKLDVCTGCGPGVMKGPMKGATIAHAKQRMHGSRYLGLTEPGIIAAEAPNPIVNELVILPDIEKRLEAFVRVGHGIIIFPGGAGTAEEFLYLLGILMHPDNQDLPFPVVLTGPRSAEAFLQQLHAFVGATLGEAAQRHYQIIIDDPAEVARQMVEGLKAVKQFRRERNDAFHFNWLLKIDEGFQRPFDPTHEHMADLALRRDLPPHELAANLRRAFSGVVAGNVKDKGIRLIEEHGPYQIRGDAAILDPLGRLLQAFVDQHRMKLPGGAAYVPCYQVVT, encoded by the coding sequence ATGCCCCAACGCAATGTCATCAACGCCTCCGTCAGCCCCAAGGGCAGCCTGGAGACGCTGTCGCAACGTGAAGTCCAGCAACTGAGTGAAGTCGGTACCGGCAGCCTCTACACCCTGTTCCGCCAGTGCGCCCTGGCCATCCTCAACACCGGCGCCCATGTCGACAACGCCAAGACCATCCTCGAGGCCTACCAGGACTTCGAGGTGCGCATCCACCAGCAGGACCGCGGCGTGCGCCTGGAACTGCTCAACGCCCCGGCCGACGCCTTCGTCGATGGCGAGATGATCGCCAGCACCCGCGAGATGCTGTTCAGCGCCCTGCGCGACATCGTCTACACCGAGAGCGAGCTGGCCAGCCAGCGCATCGACCTGGAAAGCTCCCAGGGCATCACCGACTACGTCTTCCACCTGCTGCGCAACGCCCGCACCCTGCGCCCCGGCGTCGAGCCGAAAATGGTCGTGTGCTGGGGCGGCCACTCGATCAGCAGCGAGGAATACCAGTACACCAAGAAAGTCGGCCACGAGCTGGGCCTGCGCAAGCTCGACGTCTGCACCGGCTGCGGGCCGGGGGTAATGAAGGGCCCGATGAAGGGCGCCACCATCGCCCACGCCAAGCAGCGCATGCACGGCAGCCGGTACCTGGGCCTGACCGAGCCGGGCATCATCGCCGCCGAGGCACCCAACCCGATCGTCAACGAGCTGGTGATCCTGCCGGACATCGAGAAGCGCCTGGAGGCCTTCGTCCGCGTCGGCCACGGCATCATCATCTTCCCCGGCGGCGCCGGCACGGCCGAGGAGTTCCTCTACCTGCTGGGCATCCTCATGCACCCGGACAACCAGGACCTGCCGTTCCCAGTCGTGCTTACCGGGCCGCGCAGCGCCGAAGCCTTCCTGCAGCAACTGCACGCCTTCGTCGGCGCCACCCTGGGCGAGGCCGCCCAGCGCCACTACCAGATCATCATCGACGACCCAGCCGAAGTGGCCCGGCAGATGGTCGAGGGGCTCAAGGCGGTCAAGCAGTTCCGCCGCGAGCGCAACGACGCCTTCCACTTCAACTGGCTGCTGAAGATCGACGAAGGCTTCCAACGCCCGTTCGACCCGACCCACGAGCACATGGCCGACCTGGCCCTGCGTCGCGACCTGCCGCCCCATGAGCTGGCGGCCAACCTGCGCCGGGCGTTTTCCGGGGTCGTCGCCGGCAACGTCAAGGACAAGGGCATCCGCCTGATCGAGGAACACGGGCCGTACCAGATCCGCGGTGACGCAGCGATTCTCGACCCGCTGGGGCGGCTGTTGCAGGCGTTCGTCGACCAGCACCGCATGAAGTTGCCCGGTGGCGCGGCGTATGTGCCCTGTTACCAGGTGGTGACCTGA